CTTTGTATTCTGGTTTTAATGGAAAAACTTTGAGTCAGATAAAGAAAATTGCAGTTCCATTAAATCTGAATATCGGTTTTGAAATTAATAATACAGAAGAATGTTTTTATGGAAATGCAAACAAGTCAAATATTGAAGAAACCTTGCAGTATATTAACATTGCATTTGATAAACCTCAGTTCACTGAAGAGGGTTGGACAACTCTTATAAATCAGTATAAGCAGGTTGCAGAAAACTATGGTGCACAGCCTTCAAGAGTTTTCAATGATAAGATTAACGAAATGCTTTACGGTAACAACTTATATTTTGCTCCATGGAATATGGATTACATCAATAAAATGAATCCTGAAATTGCAGAGCGTGTTTATCGTGAACGTTTTGGAAATCCTGCAGATTTTACTTTTGTATTTGTTGGTGATTTTGATGAGAAGAAGTTTGTAGATTTGTGTGCATACTATCTTGGAACTCTAAAAACAAATGATGTAAAAGAAGAAACAAAATATGTATACTTCCCATTCCCAGAAACAAGTAAGACAACAACTGTTAAAAAAGGAATCGATCAGAAGGGTGAAGTTTACATGTGCTTTGGTGGTGAATTGCCAGAATGTAAAGATTTAGAAGTCAGCTATAAAGAAGGCAAGATAATTGATCAGCTTGCATCTGTACTCGATATTCGTTTGCGCGAGGTTATTCGTGAAGATAAGGGTGGTTCTTATGGTGTAAGTACAGGCGGATTTATTGATGGCTGGCCAGAGCGCTTCTATAAGGTTTATATTGATTTTGGTTGTGAACCTTCAAGAGAAGAAGAGCTTCAGGCAGTTGTAATTGAAACTATAAAGGATATTCAGAGTGGTAACATTTCTGATGAGCTGATTCAAAAGTTGAAAGAAACTTATACCAGAACTATTGAAACTTCGGTTAGAAATAACTACTGGTGGTTGAACAGAATTGGTAGTGAGATTTTGTTTACTTATGAACCATTATGGTATACAAATGATACAGGTCGTGTAAATGAGTGGATTACAAAGGAAGCACTTGTTGAAGCTGCTAATAAGTATCTGGATACTAACAGAATTGTTACTGGATATTTGAAGCCAGAGAAATAAAAAGAAGGCTGCCAGGGGATTTTAAGGGGGTGACCCCCTTAGGAGAAGGGGTAGCGTAAAATAAAAAGGCTGCGGTGGTTTACCACTGCAGCCTTCTTATTTGGAGTGAGGGGAAGTCTTTCCCCTTCAAAAATTAAAGAATACCGATTCCCTTCAAGAGGATGATGAAAAGAAGGATTGGTGCAACGAACTTAATCATTACAACGTAGAGAGTCTTACGACCGAACTTTTCACCATTGAGGGTAATCTCATCGATTGTTGTTTTTGGCTTAGCAACCCAACCGATAAGGATACAAGTAAGAAGACCAATGATTGGCATGAGAACGTTGTTACTTGCGTAGTCGAGGATATCGAGAATCTGACCAACACTACCGTTCGGAAGTTTGAGGTCGAAGTAGAATACGTTGTATCCGAGACAAACGATGATTGAAACAACAAATGTGCTTGCTGCCATAACGAGAGTAGATTTCTTGCGGCTCCACTTGAACTTATCCATCATAGAAGATGTGATTGCTTCGAGAATTGATACAGCAGAAGTGAGGGCTGCGAACATTACCATTACGAAGAAGATGAGACCGATGAACTCACCGAACTTACCAAGAGAGTTGAATACTTTTGGAAGTGTTATGAACATAAGTCCTGGACCTGCAGACATACCTTCTTTTCCAGAGAATGCAAATACGGCTGGGATAATCATCATACCAGCGAGAAGAGCGATACCTGTATCGAAGATTTCGATCTGGTTTACAGATTTACCGAGGTTTACATCTTTCTTCATGTATGAACCGTAAGCAATCATAATACCCATAGCAATTGAGAGTGAGTAGAAAAGCTGTCCCATTGCATCAAGACAAACTGTAAGGAAACCCTTGAATGTGAGTCCTTCAAAGTTTGGAATGAAGTAAACTGCAGCACCCTGGAGACCTGTACGTGTTACGCCAGCTTCGTCTGTGTGGCTGATGAAAAGTGAGTAGATTGCAATGAAGATTACAATTACAACAAGAATTGGCATAAGGATTTTTGAATATTTTTCGATTCCGTGCTCAACACCTTTGTAAACAATAATGAAACAGAGAACTGCAAAAAGAACTGTATAGAAAATAGGCTGCCACTGTGATGTGATAAAGCCTGTGAAGAATCCGTCTGCAACTGCAACCTGGCCCTGGAAAGCGAGGTAGCTGAACATGTACTTCATTACCCATCCACCGATTACACAGTAGTAAGGATAGATGATGAAAGGTACGACGAAAGAGAAGATTCCGAGGAAACCCCATTTCTTGCTGATTTTTGAATAAGCAGTAAGAGGACTTTCCTGAGTCTTTCTACCAATTGCTACTTCTGTGATGAGAAGAGCAAAACCGAATGTAAGAGCGAGGGCAAGGTAAACTACGAGAAAAAGTCCACCGCCATCTTTTGCTGCGAGATATGGGAAGCGCCAGATGTTTCCGAGACCTACGGCACTACCTGCTGCAGCGAGAACGAACCCGATTGAACCAATAAATGAGTTGCGCTGTTTTGTTTGAGTTTCCATAAATAAACCTCTAAAAAAATTTTTTTTACGGAAAGCATTTTAACATAAAAGAGGGCTTTGCGTCATTAGAAGAGATTGTTATTGAAGGAAGTCTTAAAATAGTGGTGCGAAGATGCGGAAGAGGCGGCCGAGTGCTCTCTGATAAAGAGGAATCTTTTTGTAATCGCCTTTCTGCATGTGAGTACAGTCTTTGAGGGTTTCATCAAAATCTGCTTTTGCATCGTGTACCACTGGTGAATCTAAAAAGACAACTCCATTTTCGAAATGATGATAGAGGCTTCTGTAGTCGAGATTCACTGAACCAATGGTTGCGATATGGTCGTCAGCGATGAACATTTTAGAATGGATAAAACCTTTATTGTAGAGATAAACTTTTATTCCGTTATCAACAAAAGATTCCAGATATGTTTTTCCAATGCAGAATGTGAGAAGATGATCTGGAACTGATGGCACGATGATAGAAACTTCGACTCCGCGGGCTGCGGCAAAGAACAGGGCTTCCTGTAACAGGTTATCTATGAGGATATAAGGAGTTGTGATGTTCAGATATTTTTTTGCATTATTTATGATGTAGAAATAAATGTTTTCTGCAATGTCTTTGTTGTTGAAAAAGTCGTCGCCGTAAGGGATGGTGATGCCGGGGTGTGCGGGGAGGGCTTGTTTAGGGGCGAGTTCTTGTTGTGTACCGGGGATTTGCTGAGAGTTGAAGTCTTGTGATGCACTGGGTGACTGCTGAGGGTCGAGATCTAGTTGTGCACTGAGGGCCGTGAGATATGGAGAAAAATCTTCAGGAGTTTTGGAATAAAGATTCCAGTTCTGCAGGAAAAGCTGCATGAAGGTGTGAACAGCGATTCCCTGTATTTTAACAGCATTGTCTTTCCAGTATGGAAAGCGGTTTTTACCACGATTGAAATATTCGTTGGCAAGATTAAGACCGCCGGTAAAGGCTGTCTTTCCGTCGATGATTACGATTTTACGGTGGTCACGGTTATTGAGGTGTGTTGAAACAATCGGAATGATTGGGAGGAATACCCTCGAATCAAAGCCTTTAGATTTAAGATACTTCTGATAGAACGAAGTAGAAGCTACGGGGGATCCGAGGCCGTCGCAGAGGATTCGGATTTCAACTCTATTTTTCTGGCGCTCCTGAAGTGCGCTTAAAATCTCGTTCCAGGAACTGTCTACATCGATAATGAAAAATTCAAGGAAGATAAATTTCTGTGCGTTTTCAATTTCTTCTATCAAGGCTGGAAAAAAAGTTTCGCCATTTGGATAATAAGTTGTATTGCAGTTCTTGTAAGGAAAGAAAAAATTATTTGTGAGGTAGTAGATTAAATCTGCAGATCGATTTTTGGAGAACTCGCGTATCAATTCTTTCTGTTCTCTGAGTGAAGAAGGTATGTTTGCCGGAAGTAAGATTTCGGTTTGTTCACGAAGCAAGGCGAGTCTTTTTGAGTGTCGATGTGAGCCACGATTTGTATGATACATAAGGTATGCGGCGATGCTGAACAGTGGGACGAAGATCATCGGAACGATCCAGGCGAGCTTGAACTCGTTGCGTCCTTTTTTGTTTATTATGAAAATCATGAAGCCGGCTGTGAGGGTGAGGGAAATTCCAAAATAGACTTCGAGGTATTTTTCGAGTCGGAAAATGAAAAAGGCCAGAAGGAAGATTTGAATGGCGATGAACAGGAAGTTGATTATGAGACGGCTGTAAACGTTCTTATGAAAAATTTTGAAACGCTTTTTGTCTTTGATGATTTCATAATTTGATTTTTTAGAATGCTTTTTCATAATCAATTAAATAATAAACTGATTAGTCAATTTTGTCATTCATACGTTTGTAATTAAAATAATTCTGGTTGAAGAGGGTCGTTGTCTGGAAACTCTTCAATCCATTTGAAAACAGAATCAGTACCTAGCATGATGTTGTTGCGTTTACAGAGTTGTGAGAGATAAGACATAAGGGCGTGACTGTTCGGACTGTTTACCATGTAATTGTAACCGAAAGTTTTTATGTAGCGTTGCTTGAGAGAAATCTGATCAGCAGAAAGTGATGGAAAATTACGGTCCAAGGCGGCATAAAAATATTCGCGATTACCTTCTCGCAAAGTGAGCCCAATTCCAAAGCAGATGATTGCGTGAACTCCGGCCCGGGCACAAAGGTCTACAATGCCTTCGATATTTTCTTTTGTGTCGTTTATGAATGGGAGAAACGGGCTGAACCAGACAACGGTTGGAATGCCGGCTTTGTGAAAGGCCTGAAGTACTTCGAAGCGTCGGCTTGTTGGACAGACATTGGGTTCAATTTTTTTACAGAGAGTGTCGTCTGCGGTGGTGAGTGTCATTTGAACTACAGCCTTTGTTTTTTGATTTATGTGAGTAAGAATATCGAGGTCACGAAGTACAAGATCTGATTTAGTAATAAGTGTTGCACCGAAATTATAATGGTCTATGATTTCGAGGCAGCGGCGTGTAAGCTGGAGTTCTTTTTCTAAAGGGATGTAAGGATCGCACATAGAGCCGGTACCTATCATGCAGCGCTTTCGCTTTTTTTTGAGAGCGGCTTCGAGAAGCTCGGGTGCGTTTTGTTTTACTTCTATGTCTTCAAAATCATGAGTGAACTGATAACATTTACTTCGTGAATCACAATAGATGCAACCGTGGGAACAACCACGATAGATGTTCATACTGTGAGGAGTAAGAATTGTTTTTGCGTTCACGAAGTGCATGTTTGTATTATAGCATGAAAATATGACAAGGTGATGTCATATTAAAAATCTCTTTTGAAAAAAATATAAGTTTGATTATTTACAATTCTTAATATGAGCTTTGATTTTTTTTATAGCCCAGTCGTAGTGGCTTGAGGTTGTGCTGACACAATAATCTCCAAGCGCTGCGTTTCCTGTCCATGCAAAATACTTTGGGATAAAAAGTTCTTCGTTTGAATAACTCTCTATCAGATTTATTACATCGGCGTGGCTTTTATCGAGCAACTTTCTAGCTTCTTCCAGACTTGTTTTCTGATGATTATTCCAGAACATTACATTCATTGCGCCATAAGTTTTCCACGAATATTCTGATGGGAGGAAGGCAATAGCTGATTTTTTGTCAGTAATGTCTTTATTGTTTTTCGGAAACTTGAGCATAAGCTGATGCCATTCATAAAGGTGAATGAGTACATCGCGGACATTTTTGTCGCGGCTCCAGTGAGCTTCTCTTTTGCTTGGTTCGCCTGAAAAATCAAATGGTGTATTAAGTTCTTTTTCAGACATTCCGTCGATGAGCTTGATAAGTTTGTCATAGTTTTCTTTTGCTGCTGTAAGCAGGTCGTCTTTAGTTTTTGGTCTTGGCATTTAGTTCTCCTTGTTTATTATATCACTGAACTCTTCAAGAAGTTCAGTAGTGTATATTTTTTCTCTGGTAGAAGTACGAACTTTTTTCCAGAGGATTGAAGCGGTTTTGAGTTTATTTTTAAAGTGAGTAGTGGCTGGGTCAGTGCAGAAGTCGTGAACGAACTTGTTCCATTGTAGAGAGACTTTGTCGTATTTTGCGTAAGTTTTAGTGCCGTAAAAAATGTTGAGGAGGTCACCGAGAGTGAAAGAGATATCGTTGGTTTCCTTTACTTTACGAACGGTGGCTACCATATCGACGTTGAATTTGAAATTATCGATTCCAGTCTGTTGAGAGAAAAAATCGCGGAAACGCTGGTTGAAGCAGAAACCGCATTCTATGAGGCTGGTTTGTGGGGTGAGAGTGATGATGGAAGTGGCAGCCTTTGGGGAAGTATGGTGTTTGGTAACTGAGGGGCTGAAAGTGTTTGATTTTTTTGGTGGAATGAAATTGCCTTTAAAGTATTCTTCTATGTTGTGGTTGAGTTCTGCTTTCATACCTGAGGCATCGATATTCAATGATTTGCAGATAGTCTGGAGCTCTTCGCGGTACCAGTAATATTTAGAAAAATCTTCATAGGATTTGATGGCGGTGAAAGAAGGGCGCTTTGTGATGGTGGTTTCGTGTTTCGACAAACTCAACAACCGACTGCTGCGCGGATATTTAACTGCTGTTGTATGAGCAGTGATAATAGTATAGCTGTATGCATTTACTGTGATGTATATTCCATCAATTTCACAGTACCAGTTCTTGCCTTGGCGAGTGATTTTGCAATCTGGGGATGAAATCTTCTTTTTGCAAAAATCCACAACATCAGTAATACTTTCACCCAGAGAAAGATTTTTTCTGATACGTTCTGATCCCATAGGAGTAGTGTAAATCTTGTTGAGATTCGATAATAATGGGCAATTATCTGCGTTGATCATGTTTTTATTATAGGATCTTAAATATGACAATGGCATGTCATATTTAAAAATATTATTTTTTTCATTTGTGATATGCTATACTATTATTTAAGGAGTACTTTTTGGAAGAAATAATTCTTTTTGCAGCCTGTATATTTTCTTTTGCTGCTGTGTTGATATCACTTTTATTTTTTTTCAGATATAAAAAGAATTTTTTCCTTCATGTCCTTTTAATACTTTTTTCTTTTTTTATGATAAGTACAAACAACCTGTATGCTGTAATTCACAGTCCGCTTGTTGAACGAATTCCTATCTGTATTTTTGGTGCATTCCTTTCATTATTCTTTTCTTATGGCATTGTCAATTTTACATTTGATCTGATTCAGATAAGCAGTTCAGCCTCTATCCGAAAATTTGTTTTATCATATTCAATAATTGTTTTTGTATTTTCTTTTATTCTGATTTTTTTGACTAACTTTTCAAAACCCGCTTTTATCTTAAACTTAATCGGATTATGGATACCAACAGGTTTTTCATTGGTCATCAGCATCAGCTTTTTTAAGCGAATTGATACTGGAGTTTTCAGAAAAGAAAAATGGATAATTCTTTTTCTTGCGATATTGAATTTAATTCTTTCTTTTGTACTTCATAGTGCTCCGTTCATTTTTATAATTTCAATTTCTCTTTTAGTTTATCATGTTTTCTATCATTTCTATTTTTTGTCTCCAATTTCAAAAACAGAAAAAACTTTGAAAGAAGAATTCATAAAAGATTTTGGAATTACAAAAAGAGAGCAGGAAATCATTGTTGCCCTTTTACATGGTAAGTCAAACAAAGAACTTGCAGAAACACTTTTTGTCAGTGAAAAAACAATAGAAACTCACCTTGCAAATATTTACAGAAAAGTTGGAGTAAAAAACAGGCTGGAACTTTTCTCACGTCTTCAAAACGACTAAGGGTTTACCCTGAATTTCAAATTCCAATTAAAATCAGTACAGACCCTAATATCTTTCTTAACCTTCAGAGAGTAAAGTTACAGCGAAAACTTTTCTGGAGGTTGTACATGAAAATCAAAAAATTCTTATCTGTAATTATTGGGCTATTTATATTGTCACTTTCAATTTTTGCAGAGGAAAAGAAAACTCAGGTAGAAATATCCTTATCGATAAACTGGACTTTCGGCTGCTATAAGGAAACAAGCTTTGCAAATATTTCCCAGAAAATTCTTGCTCCAAGGTTTCAGCTGGATTCAAAGATTTATTCTGGAAATATGCTACATATAATCACAGCCGATTATTATTTTTGTCATCCGAAATCGGCAATGACAAATACGGCTGTAGTGTACAAGAATTATGATCCTGTTTCTGGCGAATCTTATTATGAAGCTTTTCAAAGTAATCTGGCATTTCATCGAATTAGACTGCAATATGATGCGGCTTACGATGTTTTAAAAAATGAGAAATATGATTTATTTGTGGGCGGAAATTTTTCATGCAATGCTTATCTTCAATTTGAAAATTACCCGTCTATCACAGGAATAATATCGATAGGACCAACAACGGTTTTTAAATACAACATAGATGAAAGAAACTCTTTTATGGTAACAGGTTCTATGCCTTGGTTCGGCTATGGTGTACGACCGCCATATGCAGGATGCGATGCTCAGCTTATGAAATATGCGGAAGAAAATTTTATGAAAATTCTAACTCTTGGAAATTTCTTAAGTCTTCACAATTATCAGAACATCAGTTTAGGATTTGATTACAAGATAAAAGCTTCAAAACATTTTTCAACGGGACTTGGCTTTGGATTTGAATATTCGCGAATTGCTGTTCCAAAAGAACGGCCTTTATATTATCTGGATGGAAATTTCAGAACCATGGTATCAGTAAATTTTTAGGAGGATTAAAATGAGAAAAAATAATTTCATAAGTATTATTGTGTTTTTACTTATCTCAATGATTTTGTTGCAGGG
The Treponema bryantii DNA segment above includes these coding regions:
- a CDS encoding helix-turn-helix transcriptional regulator, producing MISTNNLYAVIHSPLVERIPICIFGAFLSLFFSYGIVNFTFDLIQISSSASIRKFVLSYSIIVFVFSFILIFLTNFSKPAFILNLIGLWIPTGFSLVISISFFKRIDTGVFRKEKWIILFLAILNLILSFVLHSAPFIFIISISLLVYHVFYHFYFLSPISKTEKTLKEEFIKDFGITKREQEIIVALLHGKSNKELAETLFVSEKTIETHLANIYRKVGVKNRLELFSRLQND
- a CDS encoding ClbS/DfsB family four-helix bundle protein, which codes for MPRPKTKDDLLTAAKENYDKLIKLIDGMSEKELNTPFDFSGEPSKREAHWSRDKNVRDVLIHLYEWHQLMLKFPKNNKDITDKKSAIAFLPSEYSWKTYGAMNVMFWNNHQKTSLEEARKLLDKSHADVINLIESYSNEELFIPKYFAWTGNAALGDYCVSTTSSHYDWAIKKIKAHIKNCK
- a CDS encoding SPL family radical SAM protein, with the translated sequence MHFVNAKTILTPHSMNIYRGCSHGCIYCDSRSKCYQFTHDFEDIEVKQNAPELLEAALKKKRKRCMIGTGSMCDPYIPLEKELQLTRRCLEIIDHYNFGATLITKSDLVLRDLDILTHINQKTKAVVQMTLTTADDTLCKKIEPNVCPTSRRFEVLQAFHKAGIPTVVWFSPFLPFINDTKENIEGIVDLCARAGVHAIICFGIGLTLREGNREYFYAALDRNFPSLSADQISLKQRYIKTFGYNYMVNSPNSHALMSYLSQLCKRNNIMLGTDSVFKWIEEFPDNDPLQPELF
- a CDS encoding sodium-dependent transporter, with amino-acid sequence METQTKQRNSFIGSIGFVLAAAGSAVGLGNIWRFPYLAAKDGGGLFLVVYLALALTFGFALLITEVAIGRKTQESPLTAYSKISKKWGFLGIFSFVVPFIIYPYYCVIGGWVMKYMFSYLAFQGQVAVADGFFTGFITSQWQPIFYTVLFAVLCFIIVYKGVEHGIEKYSKILMPILVVIVIFIAIYSLFISHTDEAGVTRTGLQGAAVYFIPNFEGLTFKGFLTVCLDAMGQLFYSLSIAMGIMIAYGSYMKKDVNLGKSVNQIEIFDTGIALLAGMMIIPAVFAFSGKEGMSAGPGLMFITLPKVFNSLGKFGEFIGLIFFVMVMFAALTSAVSILEAITSSMMDKFKWSRKKSTLVMAASTFVVSIIVCLGYNVFYFDLKLPNGSVGQILDILDYASNNVLMPIIGLLTCILIGWVAKPKTTIDEITLNGEKFGRKTLYVVMIKFVAPILLFIILLKGIGIL
- a CDS encoding SAP domain-containing protein encodes the protein MTKRPSFTAIKSYEDFSKYYWYREELQTICKSLNIDASGMKAELNHNIEEYFKGNFIPPKKSNTFSPSVTKHHTSPKAATSIITLTPQTSLIECGFCFNQRFRDFFSQQTGIDNFKFNVDMVATVRKVKETNDISFTLGDLLNIFYGTKTYAKYDKVSLQWNKFVHDFCTDPATTHFKNKLKTASILWKKVRTSTREKIYTTELLEEFSDIINKEN
- a CDS encoding phospholipase D-like domain-containing protein, translating into MKKHSKKSNYEIIKDKKRFKIFHKNVYSRLIINFLFIAIQIFLLAFFIFRLEKYLEVYFGISLTLTAGFMIFIINKKGRNEFKLAWIVPMIFVPLFSIAAYLMYHTNRGSHRHSKRLALLREQTEILLPANIPSSLREQKELIREFSKNRSADLIYYLTNNFFFPYKNCNTTYYPNGETFFPALIEEIENAQKFIFLEFFIIDVDSSWNEILSALQERQKNRVEIRILCDGLGSPVASTSFYQKYLKSKGFDSRVFLPIIPIVSTHLNNRDHRKIVIIDGKTAFTGGLNLANEYFNRGKNRFPYWKDNAVKIQGIAVHTFMQLFLQNWNLYSKTPEDFSPYLTALSAQLDLDPQQSPSASQDFNSQQIPGTQQELAPKQALPAHPGITIPYGDDFFNNKDIAENIYFYIINNAKKYLNITTPYILIDNLLQEALFFAAARGVEVSIIVPSVPDHLLTFCIGKTYLESFVDNGIKVYLYNKGFIHSKMFIADDHIATIGSVNLDYRSLYHHFENGVVFLDSPVVHDAKADFDETLKDCTHMQKGDYKKIPLYQRALGRLFRIFAPLF